The Rosa rugosa chromosome 3, drRosRugo1.1, whole genome shotgun sequence sequence ggctttatatcttaccacctcatttttctcattacgctttctaacaaagacccatttatggccaacaggttttacattagggggtgtctgcgttataggcccaaacacatgtctctttgttagtgaatccaattcagccttaatcgcatctttccatttagaccaatccgctcttcgttgacattcttcaatagagcgaggttcgatatcatcatattctataattcctttagcaatatgatatgcaaatgcatcatcaatagccatagaatttctatccatcatctcatgtacactagtgtaattcatggagatctctttattctctggagttggttctgacattggagcgtcccccaatgatgtctcttggacataaccataatccggaatattctcatgaagaagaagaagaagaagaagaagaagaagatcccagaagaagaagaaggaatcatgttgataccaatttaggtctttgggtatcacattgatacttttgagagttcgggtatcaaattggctttggcaaaatagtttggggacggtagatgaatttttctaaaaaaaaaaagggtaaatttgtcatttcacttttttttggggacccacgtgcttgccacttcagcaaacagacggcgccgttagaaaattttgactgaagtatcacgttgataccaatttaggtctttgggtatcacattgatacttttgagagttcgggtatcaaattggccttgacagCATAGTTTGGAgacggtacctgaatttttctcttctttttatatATGGTAAGTTTTTCTTAAAGCCTTGAATCTGGGATAAGTTGTATCTGGTAAAATAAAATAGGTGCTGCTCGTCTATATAATTAGCCATCTTCTAGATTAATAAGACTCCGGCAATAATAGCTCATTCATAGAGAGGAACTTCTAGTTCCCTTGACGCCTTGATTATTCTTTTGGATAcatataaataatttttttcccgCGCTCTTATCTGACCAATCATTATTTGTTTTTCCTCGTTTGGTTTATAATATTTTGTAGTACCCAGGACTTTTCTCAGAAACGTGCATGACCTTTTCAACAACAGAGAAAAAAGCCATCGAATAACAAAGAAGAAAGTTGtttatagagaaaaaaaaaacaaaaccgaGTTGACCTATTGACTTGCTGGTGCACAATTTTTCTTTATATGCATGTATGACAGGTTTTGGAGGGAGATCAATGTTGTGTTGCATATTCTACCAAACATGGAGCTCTAAGAAATCTAGGGAAGCCATAACGACTTGATTATCTGCAGAAGGTAGAAATATTCCATTCCTTTGCTCCTATTACTTTGAGCtagttctcatttttttttttttggcaatcaaTTACTTTGAGCTAGTTACTGGGTTAGTTATACTCTTCTTTTTACTATTGATGTTCTGAGTGCTTGATAGGTGATAATAAGTTTTGTAGCGTCAGTTTTATAACATGTAGTGAACTCGAATATTGGGCAACCATtcgaaaatgaaaatgaaatgtTGATTTTGTATAATTACTAATCCCCAATTTCCTTATATCTGTTGCGTAATCAGCATCGACACAAATTATAGATCTCCACATTCTTAGAACACTTTTGTAAACCGTGAGAAGTAACTTCCCTTATTCTAACCTTTAGCCTTCAgtttgttatttgtttttcctttgtCCAAAGACAGTAGTGGTTTGTTATTTCTTATTATATGAAACTATGAACTGTCATAATCTTTCTGATAAGTTTTTCTTCTGCCTAATTATTTCTAAAGTCTACATCGATTTTGTGCTAGCCAAAAATTAATCTTGGTTTTGTATCTTGGGCCTATAACTGTTTTCGGATGACCCTTTGTGCTGTTAACTTGGTTCGCTCATCTACAAATTAGTATTTACTAGTAGTAGAGACTGCAGATGCATGCTAAGAACTACATATTACTACCAGAAGTTCCAGTTCCCTTGTTTATTATTAACAGAAGGATAGCTTATTGCAGGCTGTGTTGATTTGATCATTGTTAATTCGGACATGGAAGAGTCACATGctaaaaatctcaaaaataagCTGAAAGGGATATCTCCCATATCCTCCGAGTGTTGTATCTACAGGATTCCAAAGCGACTACGTGACGTGAATGAGAAGGCTTACACACCTCAGGTGGTCTCTCTAGGTCCGCTTCACCATGGAGGAGAAGGCCTAGAAGCCATGGAAGATCATAAAATGCGGTATGTGAAGGACTTCTTTGAAAGAACCAATGTAGACCTGGAGGATTGTTTCAAAactttgaaggaatgggaagCACAAATCCGTTCTTGTTATGCAGTAAACATTGAATTTAGTGAAGAGAAACTGGTGGAAATGATTCTGGTTGATGGAATTTTTACAGTTGAGGTCCTGCTGAGGAGTGCCTTCCCGACACTGCAACAGGAAAATGACCGGATATTTGGGAAACCATGGATGGACAGGGATGTAGTATATGACATGTTGATGCTTGAAAATCAGCTCCCATTCTTTATCCTCGAATATTTCTATTCCTTAGCCCATGCCAGTAATACTATTCCTCTTGAAAATGATATGGGGCTTTCCCTCATTAAGCTCACCCATAGCTTCTTCGAGGAAAAGGTATATATAAGGCCACTGGAAGAGGTTTCAAACAAACTCTCGCAATATTCAGGAGCTAGAATACAACATTTTGTTGACTATATCCTAAAATGTCATCGGCCTTCACCTTCTGAGCTCCCACCCAAAAGAAAGCTCGACACTTTGAGTATACCAAGTGCGACGCAGTTGAAGGCAGCTGGAGTCAAGTTTATGGTGGTTCACGACACAACCCtatttgacattcaatttgagAATGGTATTCTGAAAATTCCACAGTTACGAATACGTGGTTCGACAGAAGTTTTCTTTCGGAACCTTATTGCCTATGAGCAGTTTGAGCTCCATGATCATTACATAAGTGATTATGTATTCATCATCGACCACCTGCTTGATAGTTCCAGAGACGTGGAATTACTTGCTAGGAGAGGAATCCTTGAGTCTAAGCTATCAGATAGCAAAGCAGTGACGACTTTTATTAGCACCCTTGACTTGGGGCCGATTTTATTCGGGACAAATTTCTATTTCACTGAGCTTTGTGAAAAGCTGAATGAATACTACGGCGACCCCTGGCACAACTGGAAGGCAAGTTTGCAACAAGATTATCTCAGTAGTCCATGGGCCATCCTAGCTATCACGATTGCAACTATTCTACTAGTACTCACTCTAGCTCAAGCAGGGCTCTCCTTTGCGAATCTTACAAAAGATTGATGGCAACATTTCATCAGATTAATGTACTTTTATATATACAcgtgtgtttttgtgtttgttgGTGTCTGCCCCTCCTGTAAGTGTAAGGATAAAGATTGATTATCTACTTATCTAGTGTATTCTAATTATAGGTAATACATAAATAAAGTGGAGATGCTGGATAGAATGCTTTGGGATGATACATTTGACATTTCTAAGTTTTTCAAGGGAAAAATTCCAGAGAGATGAATACATAGAACTCTAATCCATCTACTAGTGCTAAGCTATGACTGCAAATCTTCTGATATTAATGGCATCATCAATTAGAGTACTATATCAGAATGAATTTTGGATCAGGAAGGCTACACCGTAATATTATGAACTACATTTCCAAATTATTACCATTACCAAAGAATAAAATGTTATCACGTCAGGTAACTAAACATgtgaaaaggaaaatgaaagaaaaggagagaacCAATACCTCAATTTGAAGTATCTTTTCTACCCAAATCTTCTAAGTTTTCAAAAGATTCCTATTAAGCTGCATCAGAAGAAATAAAGATCTTTAAACAGTTAATGGCTACATTATATCTCATAGACAATGCATCCATTATTACTAATAGAACAAACCAATAGCAAGTACATGATTTTCTGAACAAGCTACTTTAGAAGTTTGAGAACTTACTTCCATCAAgagttttttcttgtttttccttATAGCAAGTACATCTATTTATCCAGCTTGGCCTGGATTTTCTGAAGGGTGTTCTTTCTGTTATGTGGCTGGTGCACTCCTCATAGTCACTTCCATGGAATGCATTTGTTCTAATCTGAATCTGGGTTTGGTACTTCGGTACTATCAGTAATCATTTATACTTGAGAACGCCAATGAGCTTAAGAACTCCTAAAAGGTACTGAGTTGAACTCAGATCAGTTACTGCAACAACTACACCAAGCTACGTGTTCTTGCATGTAGTGTTCACCTGATCAATGAATCATGTAAAGTAGCTTCTGAAATCTGAACTCATATTCTGAGAGAGTTGTTCTTCAAACATGAATTCCATGTACAAAGAATGTGTTTCCTCTATATGTAAGTGTTCTGCTCTCAGCTCCTACACACCATATATGGCCTTGCAATTGCAAAACTCCTTCCATTCCTGCTGTTTCCCATACAAACTTGAAAAGACCAAGAGCCCTGTCCAACTGCTTCACCCCACTCCAAATCATCGTCTCCTCATCTGAAGTCACAATCCTTCCCATGCACAGACAAAGACTCTTGTCACTAATGCTATAAAGACCACCAGATAAGTCTACTTCAATATCTCTAACATGcccatagaggtaatataacAAGAGTGTGAACAAACACTGGGATGAATGACCCAATGTCTTGGACAGCTTCTTCTGCACTAGGCTTTCTTGATGTCGTACTTCCTTGAATCCAATACTTTTATCAACCAACACATCCTTGATTTGAGACAGCCCCTCTTTCATGACCTCAAGCTTCGTCACATAAAGAAGTAACTCCCTGTCGTTTTTCAAACAATCAATAAGATCATTGAACATCTCAAGCAGGTCTTCCCATTTTTGCAAACCAGAAGAGTCGGTAATCTTTGCAGTTGAAAGGCGCATCCACGAAGCCGAGTCATCATCATATGAAATGGATGTGTCAGCCAAGAACTTCAGACAGCTAGAAACTATCTGCTGACCAATCCTCGTCCCTTTGCTCGGGCACTGATAATCTACAACCTCCAACTCACATTTCAATCCATTTAGTATCTCCTCAAGCGTGCCGGTCCATATACGGTGCTGCGTGACCTGCGGACATATCTTCACACGCACCGTCTGCCTCTGCTGTGCAGTAATGTTCAGAATGCTACCCACTACAGACATGGACTTCACAACCAAGGCCTCTCTTTCCCTTGGTTTACTGAAACAGACAAAAGGGTCACATCCTCTGCCGCCAGCCCACGCCACCACATCACTCCACAGCGTCTGCTGAACCAATGGAGACCCAACAAAGACCCTGGCAAGTGACTTGAAAGCAACCATTT is a genomic window containing:
- the LOC133737895 gene encoding putative UPF0481 protein At3g02645, producing the protein MEESHAKNLKNKLKGISPISSECCIYRIPKRLRDVNEKAYTPQVVSLGPLHHGGEGLEAMEDHKMRYVKDFFERTNVDLEDCFKTLKEWEAQIRSCYAVNIEFSEEKLVEMILVDGIFTVEVLLRSAFPTLQQENDRIFGKPWMDRDVVYDMLMLENQLPFFILEYFYSLAHASNTIPLENDMGLSLIKLTHSFFEEKVYIRPLEEVSNKLSQYSGARIQHFVDYILKCHRPSPSELPPKRKLDTLSIPSATQLKAAGVKFMVVHDTTLFDIQFENGILKIPQLRIRGSTEVFFRNLIAYEQFELHDHYISDYVFIIDHLLDSSRDVELLARRGILESKLSDSKAVTTFISTLDLGPILFGTNFYFTELCEKLNEYYGDPWHNWKASLQQDYLSSPWAILAITIATILLVLTLAQAGLSFANLTKD
- the LOC133739147 gene encoding uncharacterized protein LOC133739147, producing MAFRHIEKVIHGARHVMGKRNGALHLNTMLYHGSEESRGEPLSLEWYRKAFPKLTKLTRLLKDVDLIDGRLVSINDGSIIVNGRAEHKMVAFKSLARVFVGSPLVQQTLWSDVVAWAGGRGCDPFVCFSKPREREALVVKSMSVVGSILNITAQQRQTVRVKICPQVTQHRIWTGTLEEILNGLKCELEVVDYQCPSKGTRIGQQIVSSCLKFLADTSISYDDDSASWMRLSTAKITDSSGLQKWEDLLEMFNDLIDCLKNDRELLLYVTKLEVMKEGLSQIKDVLVDKSIGFKEVRHQESLVQKKLSKTLGHSSQCLFTLLLYYLYGHVRDIEVDLSGGLYSISDKSLCLCMGRIVTSDEETMIWSGVKQLDRALGLFKFVWETAGMEGVLQLQGHIWCVGAESRTLTYRGNTFFVHGIHV